Within Planococcus citri chromosome 2, ihPlaCitr1.1, whole genome shotgun sequence, the genomic segment CCGTAGCCTACTTGTAGTGGTGTGAGAAAATTGACATCAAGTTTTGttgtggaaaattgaaacatttatcGCCAgccaagttttcatttttaggaaaaattacgCACGCGTGGTTGTTTTTTTGTATCACAATTCACAGCCGATCGCTCGAGGCGTTTCGCTCTAAAATGTCTGTTTTCGCTGGTACGAGACGAGTACAAGTAGTAGTGGTGTAAGTTAGGTGTGTCTGTGTCtgtgtatttgtatttgtagtATGCGGATCCAGGAACCAGGATCTAGTAATCGGATCGTTCATCGTATGCAAGAGCAAGAGCCATTGACCAGCGCGAGCGCAGGTCCAAGCAATGGCGGCATGCGCATTTTCAACAACTACGAGTATGGAGTATGCAAGGTATTCTGACTGATCGCTGATGATAATTTATGCAGATTAGATTTTCCCGACATGGGGGCGACCGCGACAGTCCCAGTCGGCAGTGGAGAACTGGAGATGGCGCCTTGTCACCTATCCGAtgtactatgtagtatgtatgtacctacctacacatgtGTGCACCCTGCACCTCTGGGTAGGTGATGggtatttatttatgtatgtagtGTATCGCTCTGATTATGTAACTGGTTCGGCTGcattacgagtacgagtacgagtactcgtacgatgaacgaaaaacgaaaaacgaaaaacgaataCGATTGACGACTGAAACCGGATTCGCGTAGACACGAGCGTCACTTCGCCTACCTAAACCTACCTATCTAGCTTTTCGTTTTCGtatataaattcaaatttgaccatCGGCTTTCAGTCCAACATATTTCCTACTCGTTTGCGTGAGTTTTTTCGTTTACCTATTCTCTCGTTCCTAGTTACTCGTTGCTCGTTGCTCGTGTTaagcatttgaaaaatggaatcgTTCCTATACGTAAGTACATTACCTATATTACATTTGTATTACATTTTATTTGCGCATATACGTATAGtcgtatacctattacctaccaagaatttttattatttgtaccTACCCGAATACGAGATTTGTACTAATTTTACGTaagaattttgttgattttcggTTTCCATTAAGTaattagtattatttttttatctcttCGGTAATACAATATTTCTAATTTCTGATCAATAAGTCATCGTGTAATTAAgtagtacgtagacgtacctaagtatatattattttaaatggAACTTTACAAACTtgcgtacgagtacgagtacgactaACGCGAGAAAATATCGTAGTGTGTTTTAGGTTTGTTCGTCTTACAAACGGCGACGGTTCTGGCTGATGGCAGCAGCCGTGCTGAAAGGGATATCGGATTGACTTCGTCTTTCGCCAACAACAGTacgttactttacttttacttttacttttacCATAACCAATAATTAACcatagataggtacatttaaaattattacggCGCATTATCGTTGCGCTTGCGAGGCCGGTCTTCGTGTATGTAGCATTGGTAACCGTGTGAAAATTCGGTTCCCAACTTTTTTCGtcagattttctcaactttttaccccCGATCCCCTTTCGCCTCTCCCGCATTTTTCCAGCCAATTAGCCGGATgcggttcgaacaaattttgaaagcccgagttggaagcaaaaatgtcgattgatttgaaattttcaaaaatgacgctTTTGTGcagttacaaaaatttgaattgttctattgcaagaTTGACGTACTGAAACCAACTCAAAAATGCGCACTTTTTTGTCGTTACctatttttcgcgtttttttgaagggggggggggggcttttggtttgtgaaaattgattttgaccgagcgaagcgaaggcgaaggcttttgaaaatgaattaatctTTGGAAGTAAACCAACATTAtaaatatgtatacctatatttttaaaaatgcgaaaagtcaatttttctaccatcTATCAGTTTTGGTcggagaaaaagaaagaaaaatgatccgagtcgagcgaagcgaagggcgaaagctgtgaaaaattaattagccTATTCGAAACGCAAAATAATATCGTTCTCGAtgcgaaaatttgattttcatggcTTCGACACATTTCTAGTTTCCAGGAAATTACATTTCCAAAACCACCGAAACTctcaaaaaatcgccatttttcatgtttttaggACTAAATTTTATGTGAGATATCAAAAAGaaccaatttttgcaaaaattaaaaattgtcgacGAAAAACGTGTCCTTTTTTTGGTCggtattttcgcaaaaattctgactttttggcagttttgactgGAACGAAGAGAtcttattttggtaaatttcaagcgAAACGACATTATTTTCGATTGAGAAGTCATTTTTTCTACTCTTAAACTTTGGTCGGATCGgagaaaggaaaaggaaaatgatctggcaTGGCATGAGAGAAGCGaggttgaaatattttgaaaacgaatacCTAATTCGAGAAGTGAAAACTCGTGGTTTTCGgtgattctttgatttttcttctcaacTATTCCAACACGTTTTCTAATTCACCCAATTTATCCCCAAAATTCCCAACATTTTTCTGTTgctgggagggggagggggagggggagggggaggcgtCCTTACAAGTCCCCTCGGGCACGCCTCTGATGTAaggtaaatttttacaaattaggtATTTGAGAAGAAGAATGgctaattacctatacctacggaTAGGCGGCTAAAAATAATTGGTGGCTAGAATACCTAATTATACCTATTCGTCAAAAAACATATGTATTCCGAtaaaatgtactcgtaccttaggtatttttttgcaagaagaCGTGGAAATATCAACTTTGGTTTAGGTACGTAGTATTGGTAGTATAGATCGTACATGTAGTCGTAGTGGTACGAGCAGGGTTATTAACTATCTACTCTTTTACCtaatagtatgtacctacctattggctATTTAGCCCTATACTCGTGTAATACAATAACTAATGCGAGCTATGTATTATTGTTTGTTATGTTGTTGCTTGGTTGGTGATTGGgtgaacgcgaacgcgaacacGAACAGATAAGCAATACAGCGGATATAGCAGTCTGTACCCGAACAATCAATTCGGAAGCTATCAAGCGAGTTCTTCGTTCGGAAAAATTGCCAGCCCCAGCGTCGGCGTCGGCGTCGCTCCAGTAGCACCTTTGAAACCATCGTCGGCGTCGTCGGTAGCCGCTGCTCCGTACTACGGTAACTCGCAGTACGCGTACCAGCCGTACAGCGCGTACAACGCGTACAACGCTTACCCGTACTCGTCGTCGTACTCTTCGTACCCGTACAATTATCCGTCGTCTTCTTACTACAACTCGGGCTACTACAACAACAATTACTACCCGTACAACGCCGCCagcgccaccgccaccgcctaCAACAACCGATACCCGTATTCGTCGCCCTACTACTACGGAAACAACTACAACAACGGCCAATACTACAATAATTACAATTACGACCAATACTACAGATCCGGCTTCGGACCGGCTCCGGCTGCCGCTGCGTACTCGGCGTTCCCGTACTCCGCGTCGCCGTACTACTCTTCACCCGCCGCTTATCCTACCGCTCCCTCGGTCGCCGAGTCTTCCGAAAAGAAGGAATAATCGCCCCCATGTCCCATGTCCCATCTCTCTTTCCTAGCACATAGTACGTCCTACCCTacgtgtacgtctacgtagtacgtactacgtacatcTATGTACCTCGTACCACATCCAACTTCTCACTGTTCAGTATTCACTATTCAGTAGTAGcctatacctaattacctaccttcCTGAGTACTCGAGTATACTCATTTACTACATTTGTACGAACGCTCCTGCGAgtgtattgtactcgtattacctacaaatacatataggtatacctatcaaTCGATTTTTCTCGCACTTATTGCAAGATTTCACTCGTGTTTGTTTTTCATATGGTACGGTGTATGTAAATGTTAAATGTACTTATTATGTGCCTAATATACCTACCCCTATAGGTATCTAATTTTGTTCTCGGCTCATTCAAATAAAatcattacttacctacttgtattttgGTTTCTTTACCAGCATTCGTAACTCGTAGGTACGGGTAATATCAATAGGTTTAGGTACTCGATAAATCGTCCAATTCGTTATTCATACTCAAAATTTCAGCGAAAccggccaaaaaaaaacacgttcgatagcgattttcttcaatttcatcgTGGAAAATTTAGCTCCGTTTGCTTTGTAGAGCGCTGTATGGGCCGGATCCGCACCATATAACTTTGTACAGAGTGAAAAGACAAAGAGTTGCACTTTTTATTCAGAGAAATGTTGGTTTCTCTAGATCGGCGCGGCGGACAACGAAGACGGCaaatacgtacttacctacaaattattatatgtgacgcgaccagcgataccataccatatgtcggcaaaaatttttttcgttttattgtggtttctggtagtgtttttcttcctcttttcaatggtgcaaacagattttcaaaatattaaaatctgacaaaatttcaaagttgcgtattttttgaaattcaaaaaccaaaattctgagaaaaacgtttttgaaagtttgggttatttttgtaacatttttaaaaaccagtgaacagtattttttttttttttttgattttcttcatcttttaatggttttacatcataatatatatatatatatttttttttggcatttttttatgaaaagcacttttgtaaaaccgggttttcaccactaaaacgacgtgtttgagatcggtgggtacacccattctaaagtataggcttcatagtatatgaatcgacaaaaattttttttttgatattttccgactttttccatgaaaacgcgattatctcaaaaaaaagttttccgacttatggtatggtatcgctggtcgcgtcacatatTGTCTCGACATTGGATGCCAAAACGAAGAGCCGGTAAAATTCGCGCTTGTCGCTTCTTTTCTCGCATTTTTTGCAAGCCTTCTCGCCTTCTTACGCGTTTTATGAGGTCAATGGTAAACAGTTGAACACTAAACACCGACAATCGACATCCACCCAAAAGTTAACGCTGTCCCAGCAAGTGCCAGGTGCCTGCTAACTGAATATTGTTTGCGAattattcgttcaattttcatccgTTTCAACTTGGTTTTCCTACTGATTCCAAGTCGCCGAGTCCGCGCAgactgtttttcaaaaccttgaaaaaatacagcgattttcgaagacaattttttgactCAGTTCGGAGTCTCAAAAAAGAGTCGATGATAATCGAAGAGAGGGCTCTGTTGGAAAACTCTCTAGCCGACATGGACATTTGCACTCCAAGTCGATTCTCAACCAAAAGTGTTCTTCTCCAGCTAGTGAGATGCAACAATACATaaaattattactcgtataaGCGGAAGATGAGCGAGAATGCGGTGGGAAGAATTTTTTGTCGTCCTACAATAAGGTACGAATAGCGTATTCGGTATTTTACGACTACAAACGAAAACCTCGCTCGAGTCTCGAGTCCAAGATCGCTTTTTCTACTACATACAgttacgtacctctacctactcgtacaaatTCAACAGTGTTGGTTGctaaagttattaaaaaaaattcgcaattcgTCCGTAATTGCGAATTTTCCTATATAGGCTAATGGTACAAGAAAATGTAGAAAgagcttttcaaattacaaattgtttttgccctcgcttcgctggggtcactttgatttttataaaattttctagaTAGCAATCGTTCAAAAACAAATAGAtagttttagaaaattataagtaagcgaagaaatgaaaattttgcaggttATCGCGtcgaatacgagtatgtacatatttttaaattcaaaaaaggacGAGTTCTTTAAATCACAAAAACGTCTCGATTCTGGATTTCAACGAAGTGTGCGAAGCTTGTTAGAGGttgcgtcaatttttttttttgaacaactcTGTCGTTCTTTCGAATAAAATGAGAAGGGAAGGGAGAGGTGAGGAGAAGGGCATGAATCTTTAAatcgtatatgtatgtactcgtactcgtatcttAATGGAAAAAACTCTTCATCCAAAAAATCTCCTATTTATTCgtagaaagttttgaaaagctgaaaacaCCTCGAAGACCCGCTTTTTTATGACCAGTGAGCCCaggggttgggggggggggcgttttGGTAGAGTTGACGACGTTGAAGCGACgatatgaaatttcattttgaaagtacgaaaaaagcacgaatttgGATTTCTGGATGGTAGACGCTACTTATGGTAAAGGTTATTTTTCGCTGCACTCGGTagaatttgatgatttttacgCGAGTGGCGATTCGGGTGGCGGGTGGCGCGTGGCGTGACGCTGAATATGGGGACGCAGATCGTTGATCACAGCTACAGCTAACCGGCGGCTACCAGCTACCAACTCGACTGAATtgtgtaaggtgcaccggggcaagtcggaatgatttttcgcaatttcaactttgaccagctgttactccccttctaataaaccaatatggatcaaatttattatgtaggttcccataagggttcttaacctatggtaaaaatttgagcgcaattgacacagtagcttttgctcagtggaataaaatataaactgtcctgacttaccacaattgggggaagtcagaacaggctaaactttgcagaggcgtagatcacaaaccgagcgtcctagaaaaattgcgtaaaaacaaaattgtagagaatttaattctctttgagatcactttcatcagattttcactaggacgcacggttcgtccgctatatgcgaaaaactaagaaatagaaagtctgtattttagaccaaattcaaaataagttcaaaacaacaacaaaatacaattgaaccaaagacatctaaaatgaaactgaatcgcgaaaatttttatgccgtgatgaagtaggggtagtaccctcaagtcacctttagtggcacttggccagatataaacctctaggcgctagagcaagttttctaacttaccccgaattccaacttcccccggtgcaccttaatacattttaatttattcgatttATGTTCGCCGTTGCCGTTGATATGTACTCGCTCAATTCTTTCTCCCGAACcgagttgattaaaaaaaaggCATTAAAATTCCGACGCGAGTTTTTTCGCACCAGTTTTTCTAAAACACCGAAGAAGTAGCTTCGGAAttagtgacaaaaaaaaaaaaaaaattaaaaactcgatCGCTATTCAAGGCGTTGGTGGTACCTACATCTGCATACTTACATATCTGTACctgtattaaaattttcaaccgtatCCGTTTGAGTATCTATTTTTATACGAGCcgctttaggtacctacttactttataTTTATCTCGATACCTAAAACCCACTCGTGTAGAGTAGATGCAGCAGCAGCTGCTGCTGCCACATCCAgcaaaagtacatatttattcgGTTTTTTACTCCCCGTCCGCTTTTTTTCGCTAATTTTGTTTACATTCTTCTtcgtttcgttattttttttgtttttattattaattttcatttttttttttcaaaatccagttTTTACGAAGTAGGTAGTCTTTCTTCTTTTATTACGAGAGCATTCGAATGATGgcgtgtgcgtgtgcgtgtgcgtgtgcgtgtgcgtgtgAGTATACTTAGCAGTGCGATATACGTAAATGACTGAAGAGGTAGTGCCGAGAAAGTTTTTGGATATACGAGTACCTGTACCCGAGCACGAGTAGGTGATCGAGTAAGACCTTTTAGGTATTTCGATCGAATCCGAGTGACCGATCGAAataaaagtcgaaatttactaattttgaagaaaaaaaaataaccgaaaataagaaaatgtctGAATCATTCGAATGATGCCCATAACCCATTTAACCCCATAGTACTCGAATGAACGaacgaaaaatgtttttacgaTAAATTGTCctcgttcaaaattgaaaggacaaacttttttaaaattttcgaattttgttgcGGCctatagattttgaaaatttttaattttaaaattgcgtttgccccttcaatttcgaatATGTCGTCGTTTTCAAGATTTAAATGTTTTTCGGATGCGTAGGTAGTatctacctaattaaaaatttgcgtagaaaaatttttcagccgAAAACCTCCTCCAAGCGTGTACTTTCGGCTATCATAATAGTCAGTTAGTTTTTGCTACTACGCGCCAccttaccaaaacaaaaaaaaagacgtgtcctgaaaaaattttaaaaattgaaagttttggaGAAATTCTGCGAGGTATATTTTTTGATCTCCTCCCTTATAcagtttttgatattctgaTTACAAATTTCATCGTAATTTTACTCAAAGTGCTATATTTAGTCAGCAGACTCCCggacttattttttattttgaaaaagtgtttttgtaCTCGATagacatttctttaaaaaatcaatcgagACAGTATAGGTACTGTTTATTTACAGTGTATAGATACCTATGTATTGTATACCTAATTACTTATCGTTATTAcctgtacgagtattttatcttttttatcgatctattttcttttttcaccgCTTCTGTTCGCTGAGTTTTTAATGCGTCATAAGTCATAGCATAACTCATAATGAAATCAATCTCGTACTTCTGCTGATCGAATTTATTGCCATCGAATACATGTCATACTTATTCATACAGGAGTTGCGTTTTTGTACATAGGTAGattaaagtacatacatagtaccTGCTACATAAGTTTAGTAGAGCCAGAGGTCGGAGGTACTCCGCGCCCCATTACTTGTATTctatatgtagtaggtaggctaggtactcgtattcgaCAAAGTTATCGAGTCGGCATAAGTGTATAACGTAAAATCGTAAATTACCGCGCGCTACATTTGAACATatcgtactcgtaggtaaacTCTTAATTTATACGAgtagattaggtacctattacctaatctAATTAAGTACATACTAACTACATTACGTAAATCTAGATAGGGTACGTTTTACTTTGGTCGATGCTTATATGTAGTTGATAGGTACGAAACGAAATGATTCGAACGAGATAAGTCGCTAATTAAATACATAAAATGTTACATACTTAGGTACAAAGCAAAAGGATAGCGCGAAGTTAATCGTTAATCTACCAAGCTGCGGAATTTTTGTTTTGCCAGCTACCGCCGCCGCTGCCGCTGCCACTGCCGCCGGCGCCGTTTCCGTGTCCGCCGAATGCATTTTGAGAATTACCGCCCGCAAAATTGTTTCGTTGCCAACGATTTGCAGAATTACCAGCGCCATTTTGTTGTTGCCATTGCTTACGTGCGAAATCATTCcaaccgccaccgccaccgccaccgccgtTGCCGTTGCCG encodes:
- the LOC135838135 gene encoding staphylococcal secretory antigen ssaA2-like; the protein is MESFLYCVLGLFVLQTATVLADGSSRAERDIGLTSSFANNNKQYSGYSSLYPNNQFGSYQASSSFGKIASPSVGVGVAPVAPLKPSSASSVAAAPYYGNSQYAYQPYSAYNAYNAYPYSSSYSSYPYNYPSSSYYNSGYYNNNYYPYNAASATATAYNNRYPYSSPYYYGNNYNNGQYYNNYNYDQYYRSGFGPAPAAAAYSAFPYSASPYYSSPAAYPTAPSVAESSEKKE